In one window of Henckelia pumila isolate YLH828 chromosome 1, ASM3356847v2, whole genome shotgun sequence DNA:
- the LOC140882147 gene encoding VAN3-binding protein isoform X2, whose amino-acid sequence MSENPQGAKCRLNKLENIEEDSAADWLPVTCKLPETPTESMEFLARSWSLSAVELSKILCDMHDAKKLADEPPICPHNVHPQADHGSSLLSVCAPNFLFHSYRYQTQRTFLFLLSPGVNLLQQNQPLLASESPPVSPRGSADMKGLYRSIMKRKTMGRWIKDQKERKRQENRAHNAQLHAAVSVAGVAAAVAALTASLVTSPEKTVTKHKKSSITSTAIASAAAVVASHCIEIAEDMGADHEQILSAVNSAINSRTNGDIMTLTAGAATALRGVATLKTRLYKEHGTAPIALTEEKAQKSKDSNNSAALNFATKGGELLKRTRKGDLHWKQVSLNINSNCQIVAKLKSKHMGGTFTKKKKCIVSGIYSDVPAWPGREAEGKEKMSYFSIQTADRIIEFECRNKEDKQKWVEGIQSMLCMNMNMK is encoded by the exons A TGTCGGAGAATCCCCAAGGGGCTAAATGCAGGTTGAATAAGCTTGAAAATATCGAAGAAGACAGTGCTGCAGATTGGTTACCTGTCACATGCAAGCTACCAGAAACCCCAACTGAATCCATGGAATTCTTGGCTAGATCATGGAGCCTCTCTGCAGTCGAATTATCAAAGATTCTTTGTGATATGCATGATGCAAAGAAACTAGCCGACGAGCCACCAATTTGTCCTCATAATGTGCATCCACAAGCTGATCATGGAAGCTCTTTGCTCTCTGTATGCGCACCAAACTTTCTGTTTCACAGCTATAGATACCAAACACAGCGTACATTTTTGTTCCTACTTTCACCTGGTGTGAACTTATTGCAGCAGAATCAACCATTATTGGCTTCAGAGAGTCCTCCAGTGTCTCCGAGAGGAAGTGCTGATATGAAG GGGCTGTACCGGAGCATAATGAAGAGAAAAACAATGGGTAGATGGATAAAAGATCAGAAGGAGAGGAAAAGACAAGAGAATAGAGCTCACAATGCTCAATTGCATGCTGCGGTTTCGGTGGCGGGGGTTGCTGCTGCTGTGGCGGCTCTTACAGCCTCATTGGTGACGTCTCCAGAAAAGACAGTCACCAAACATAAGAAGTCCTCCATTACATCGACTGCAATTGCATCTGCAGCAGCTGTAGTTGCATCCCACTGCATAGAAATAGCAGAGGATATGGGAGCAGATCACGAGCAAATCTTGTCAGCTGTGAATTCAGCAATCAATTCGAGGACCAATGGTGATATCATGACACTAACTGCTGGAGCTGCTACAG CCCTAAGAGGTGTTGCAACATTAAAAACAAGGTTGTATAAAGAGCATGGAACCGCACCAATAGCTCTGACCGAGGAAAAAGCCCAGAAAAGCAAGGATTCAAACAACTCAGCAGCACTGAATTTTGCTACCAAAGGGGGAGAACTTCTTAAGCGCACGAGGAAAG GAGATCTCCACTGGAAACAAGTCTCCTTAAACATTAATTCAAATTGCCAG ATAGTGGCTAAATTGAAAAGCAAGCACATGGGAGGAACAttcacaaagaaaaagaaat GTATAGTATCTGGCATATATAGCGACGTCCCAGCTTGGCCCGGACGGGAGGCAGAGGGTAAAGAGAAGATGTCATACTTTTCGATACAAACTGCTGACAGGATAATCGAATTTGAATGCAGAAACAAAGAGGACAAGCAGAAGTGGGTTGAAGGGATTCAAAGTATGTTGTGCATGAATATGAATATGAAATGA
- the LOC140882161 gene encoding probable lactoylglutathione lyase, chloroplastic, with product MRTPMWEIAQAATSLSKENALEWTKTDNRRLLHVVFRVGNLDKTIKFYTGCLGMKVLRRRDIPEDGYSNAFLGYGPEESHFSMELTCNYGVDSYEVGNGFGHFGIAVENVAKTVDLVKFKGGRVTQDPGRVKDGSTFIASVEDPDGYTCELIERGPTLEPLCQVMLRVGDLDRSIEFYKKAFGMELLRKRDNPEYRYTNAVMGYGPEDRNAVLVLTYNYGVQEYNKGDGYAQIAIGTNNVYKTAEAIKFCGGEIIREPGPLPGINTKIAICLDPDGWKTVFVDNVDLLKELE from the exons ATGAGGACTCCGATGTGGGAAATTGCTCAAGCAGCCACGTCTCTAAGTAAGGAAAATGCTCTCGAGTGGACAAAAACTGACAACAGAAGATTGCTCCATGTTGTCTTTCGCGTTGGAAATCTGGATAAGACCATAAA ATTCTACACTGGATGTTTGGGCATGAAAGTGTTGAGGAGACGTGATATACCCGAGGATGGATATTCAAATGCTTTTCTTGGATATGGGCCTGAAGAATCACATTTTTCTATGGAACTTACCTGCA ATTATGGAGTGGACAGTTACGAGGTTGGAAATGGATTTGGACACTTCGGCATAGCAGTTGAAAAT GTTGCCAAAACAGTTGATCTAGTAAAATTCAAGGGAGGCAGAGTGACACAGGATCCTGGTCGGGTGAAAGATGGGAGTACATTTATTGCCTCTGTTGAAGATCCAGATGGCTATACATGCGAGCTTATAGAGAGAGGCCCTACTCTGGAGCCCCTATGTCAAGTTATGCTTCGAGTTGGTGATCTTGACCGTTCCATTGAATTTTACAAAAAG GCTTTTGGAATGGAGCTTCTTCGGAAAAGAGACAACCCTGAGTACAGA TATACAAACGCTGTGATGGGCTATGGTCCTGAAGATAGAAATGCAGTTCTGGTATTAACATATAATTATGGTGTACAAGAGTATAACAAAGGAGATGGTTATGCTCAG ATTGCTATCGGCACAAACAATGTATATAAGACTGCTGAGGCAATTAAATTCTGTGGAGGTGAAATCATCCGTGAACCTGGACCTTTACCAGGTATAAATACCAAGATTGCCATTTGCTTGGATCCTGATGGATGGAAGACG GTCTTTGTTGATAATGTTGATTTGCTGAAGGAACTAGAATGA
- the LOC140882147 gene encoding VAN3-binding protein isoform X3, with protein sequence MSENPQGAKCRLNKLENIEEDSAADWLPVTCKLPETPTESMEFLARSWSLSAVELSKILCDMHDAKKLADEPPICPHNVHPQADHGSSLLSQNQPLLASESPPVSPRGSADMKGLYRSIMKRKTMGRWIKDQKERKRQENRAHNAQLHAAVSVAGVAAAVAALTASLVTSPEKTVTKHKKSSITSTAIASAAAVVASHCIEIAEDMGADHEQILSAVNSAINSRTNGDIMTLTAGAATALRGVATLKTRLYKEHGTAPIALTEEKAQKSKDSNNSAALNFATKGGELLKRTRKGDLHWKQVSLNINSNCQIVAKLKSKHMGGTFTKKKKCIVSGIYSDVPAWPGREAEGKEKMSYFSIQTADRIIEFECRNKEDKQKWVEGIQSMLCMNMNMK encoded by the exons A TGTCGGAGAATCCCCAAGGGGCTAAATGCAGGTTGAATAAGCTTGAAAATATCGAAGAAGACAGTGCTGCAGATTGGTTACCTGTCACATGCAAGCTACCAGAAACCCCAACTGAATCCATGGAATTCTTGGCTAGATCATGGAGCCTCTCTGCAGTCGAATTATCAAAGATTCTTTGTGATATGCATGATGCAAAGAAACTAGCCGACGAGCCACCAATTTGTCCTCATAATGTGCATCCACAAGCTGATCATGGAAGCTCTTTGCTCTCT CAGAATCAACCATTATTGGCTTCAGAGAGTCCTCCAGTGTCTCCGAGAGGAAGTGCTGATATGAAG GGGCTGTACCGGAGCATAATGAAGAGAAAAACAATGGGTAGATGGATAAAAGATCAGAAGGAGAGGAAAAGACAAGAGAATAGAGCTCACAATGCTCAATTGCATGCTGCGGTTTCGGTGGCGGGGGTTGCTGCTGCTGTGGCGGCTCTTACAGCCTCATTGGTGACGTCTCCAGAAAAGACAGTCACCAAACATAAGAAGTCCTCCATTACATCGACTGCAATTGCATCTGCAGCAGCTGTAGTTGCATCCCACTGCATAGAAATAGCAGAGGATATGGGAGCAGATCACGAGCAAATCTTGTCAGCTGTGAATTCAGCAATCAATTCGAGGACCAATGGTGATATCATGACACTAACTGCTGGAGCTGCTACAG CCCTAAGAGGTGTTGCAACATTAAAAACAAGGTTGTATAAAGAGCATGGAACCGCACCAATAGCTCTGACCGAGGAAAAAGCCCAGAAAAGCAAGGATTCAAACAACTCAGCAGCACTGAATTTTGCTACCAAAGGGGGAGAACTTCTTAAGCGCACGAGGAAAG GAGATCTCCACTGGAAACAAGTCTCCTTAAACATTAATTCAAATTGCCAG ATAGTGGCTAAATTGAAAAGCAAGCACATGGGAGGAACAttcacaaagaaaaagaaat GTATAGTATCTGGCATATATAGCGACGTCCCAGCTTGGCCCGGACGGGAGGCAGAGGGTAAAGAGAAGATGTCATACTTTTCGATACAAACTGCTGACAGGATAATCGAATTTGAATGCAGAAACAAAGAGGACAAGCAGAAGTGGGTTGAAGGGATTCAAAGTATGTTGTGCATGAATATGAATATGAAATGA
- the LOC140882147 gene encoding VAN3-binding protein isoform X1, whose product MSENPQGAKCRLNKLENIEEDSAADWLPVTCKLPETPTESMEFLARSWSLSAVELSKILCDMHDAKKLADEPPICPHNVHPQADHGSSLLSVCAPNFLFHSYRYQTQRTFLFLLSPGVNLLQQNQPLLASESPPVSPRGSADMKGLYRSIMKRKTMGRWIKDQKERKRQENRAHNAQLHAAVSVAGVAAAVAALTASLVTSPEKTVTKHKKSSITSTAIASAAAVVASHCIEIAEDMGADHEQILSAVNSAINSRTNGDIMTLTAGAATALRGVATLKTRLYKEHGTAPIALTEEKAQKSKDSNNSAALNFATKGGELLKRTRKGDHLGGTTFSLSQRYSNTIILTIVVVNAGDLHWKQVSLNINSNCQIVAKLKSKHMGGTFTKKKKCIVSGIYSDVPAWPGREAEGKEKMSYFSIQTADRIIEFECRNKEDKQKWVEGIQSMLCMNMNMK is encoded by the exons A TGTCGGAGAATCCCCAAGGGGCTAAATGCAGGTTGAATAAGCTTGAAAATATCGAAGAAGACAGTGCTGCAGATTGGTTACCTGTCACATGCAAGCTACCAGAAACCCCAACTGAATCCATGGAATTCTTGGCTAGATCATGGAGCCTCTCTGCAGTCGAATTATCAAAGATTCTTTGTGATATGCATGATGCAAAGAAACTAGCCGACGAGCCACCAATTTGTCCTCATAATGTGCATCCACAAGCTGATCATGGAAGCTCTTTGCTCTCTGTATGCGCACCAAACTTTCTGTTTCACAGCTATAGATACCAAACACAGCGTACATTTTTGTTCCTACTTTCACCTGGTGTGAACTTATTGCAGCAGAATCAACCATTATTGGCTTCAGAGAGTCCTCCAGTGTCTCCGAGAGGAAGTGCTGATATGAAG GGGCTGTACCGGAGCATAATGAAGAGAAAAACAATGGGTAGATGGATAAAAGATCAGAAGGAGAGGAAAAGACAAGAGAATAGAGCTCACAATGCTCAATTGCATGCTGCGGTTTCGGTGGCGGGGGTTGCTGCTGCTGTGGCGGCTCTTACAGCCTCATTGGTGACGTCTCCAGAAAAGACAGTCACCAAACATAAGAAGTCCTCCATTACATCGACTGCAATTGCATCTGCAGCAGCTGTAGTTGCATCCCACTGCATAGAAATAGCAGAGGATATGGGAGCAGATCACGAGCAAATCTTGTCAGCTGTGAATTCAGCAATCAATTCGAGGACCAATGGTGATATCATGACACTAACTGCTGGAGCTGCTACAG CCCTAAGAGGTGTTGCAACATTAAAAACAAGGTTGTATAAAGAGCATGGAACCGCACCAATAGCTCTGACCGAGGAAAAAGCCCAGAAAAGCAAGGATTCAAACAACTCAGCAGCACTGAATTTTGCTACCAAAGGGGGAGAACTTCTTAAGCGCACGAGGAAAGGTGATCATCTGGGTGGAACAACTTTTAGCCTAAGTCAGAGATATTCGAATACAATTATCTTAACCATTGTGGTTGTTAATGCAGGAGATCTCCACTGGAAACAAGTCTCCTTAAACATTAATTCAAATTGCCAG ATAGTGGCTAAATTGAAAAGCAAGCACATGGGAGGAACAttcacaaagaaaaagaaat GTATAGTATCTGGCATATATAGCGACGTCCCAGCTTGGCCCGGACGGGAGGCAGAGGGTAAAGAGAAGATGTCATACTTTTCGATACAAACTGCTGACAGGATAATCGAATTTGAATGCAGAAACAAAGAGGACAAGCAGAAGTGGGTTGAAGGGATTCAAAGTATGTTGTGCATGAATATGAATATGAAATGA
- the LOC140874317 gene encoding aquaporin TIP4-1 gives MGKIALGNGGEVLKADCLQALIVEFICTFLFVFVGVGSSMAVAKVNGDTLVGLFFVAMAHALVVAVMISAGLRISGGHLNPAVTIGLCAGGHITIIRSLLYWIDQLLASVAACALLNYLTGGQTTPIHSLASGVGYLQGVIMEIILTFSLLFTVYATLVDPKKGNLDGLGSLLTGLVVGANIMAGGAFSAASMNPARSFGPALVSGDWTDHWVYWVGPLIGGGLAGYIYENFFISKSHVPLSVDDDQF, from the exons ATGGGGAAAATAGCTTTGGGAAATGGCGGAGAAGTCTTGAAAGCAGACTGCCTCCAAGCCCTCATCGTTGAGTTCATTTGCACCTTCCTTTTCGTCTTCGTCGGAGTCGGCTCCTCCATGGCCGTCG CTAAGGTGAATGGGGATACGCTGGTTGGGCTGTTCTTTGTGGCCATGGCACATGCTCTGGTGGTGGCGGTGATGATCTCCGCCGGTCTCCGCATCTCCGGCGGACATCTCAACCCCGCCGTCACCATCGGGCTTTGCGCCGGAGGCCATATCACCATCATCAGATCACTCCTATACTGGATCGATCAGTTATTAGCTTCTGTGGCAGCTTGTGCTTTGCTCAATTATCTCACCGGAGGACAG ACAACACCAATTCATTCGCTAGCAAGTGGAGTGGGGTACTTGCAAGGTGTAATAATGGAGATTATTTTGACATTTAGCCTGCTATTCACCGTCTATGCTACCTTGGTGGACCCCAAGAAGGGGAATCTTGATGGGCTAGGTTCACTTCTAACTGGGCTTGTCGTCGGGGCAAACATTATGGCCGGCGGAGCGTTCTCCGCGGCCTCGATGAACCCCGCGAGATCTTTTGGGCCGGCCTTGGTCAGCGGAGATTGGACGGATCATTGGGTTTATTGGGTTGGGCCGCTGATTGGAGGTGGGCTTGCCGGGTACATTTACGAGAACTTCTTCATCTCCAAATCCCATGTTCCATTGTCGGTGGATGATGATCAGTTCTGA